The Novosphingobium resinovorum nucleotide sequence TCCGCTGGGCCGCATGATGAAGATCGAACCCGGCGCGGGGCGGGACTATACGCAGCTGGTGCTCTCCGACCGTTCGCGCTTCACCGAAGGGCAGGACTACTCGGTGTTCAGCCCAAAGACCTGGCGGCTTGCCGATCTCGGCGCCAAGCATGCGCTGCTGCGGCAGGGAATCGGCTGGGGGAACATGCCGATGCCGATGATCGAGGCGGATCTCTTCGCCGGAACGCTGGTACGACTGGCGATGCCGGACCATGTCGGGGGGACGTATCGCTTTTCCGGCATATGGCGGCGCGATACGCCTCCCGGTCCTGCGGCAAGCTGGCTTCTGGACCGGTTCGTCACACTCGGCCAGGATGATCGTGAAATGGAGGGAATGGGCGATGTCTGACGAATGGCATCGAGCGCATTCCGGGCGACTGACCCGCGCCTTCAGGCCGCGATCGCCTTGCGCCCGAGTCCGATGGTCAGCGCACCGAGCAGGACGCCGGCCACGAGGTGGCCGGCAAAGTCCATCGCCGACATCGCGATGGGATGGCAGAACGCCAGCAGTCCGAACGACAGGAACGCTATTCCCGTCCCCGCGAGCATCAGCGACCGCACCGGATTGAGCGACCGCGTTCGCCGCAGTGCCAGCACGGTGATAGCAATCATGGGAACTCCGGCGACCAGTACGAACGTGAAGCAATAGCTGCCGTGCCCCAGATGCCCGACGGGCTGGCTGGATATGCCGATGCTGTAGGCCGCCAGCGTCAGCCAGATGCCCAGGCACGCCATGATCCAGCCGCTCGTCCGCGCGGGGGCGCCAGGTACGCTGGCCGACAAGGCGGCTGTGAACGCGGCGATACCCAGGACAAGTGACAATACGATATTGGCGGCGGCGACCCCGGCAAGGGGACCGGCCCAATCCGTACCGGCGCGGTGGAGCATTTGGGTCGCGAGATAGCCGATTCCTAGCGCGACCGGGCTCCAGGCGAGGGCCCGCCGCCACGCCGGAGCCACGCGGCGTACCGGCACGGCCTCGTCGCAAAGCGTATCGATCAGGGTGTCATGGTCAACCATGTGTCTGCTTTCCATGTTCGCGCAACCTGACGATCGCGCGGTGCAGCAAGGATTTTACGGCGGAAACGGAGAGCCGGCTTTCCTGCGCGGCGGCATCGAGCGACATCTCCTGCAGCTTCACCATCTCGATCATCTGCCGCTGGCGTTCGGGCAGCAAGTTCAGCATGCCCGCGAGTTCCCGTTCGGCGCCGATCGCTTCGAAGGCCGCCGCCGCGACGGGGTCGATGGCGCCGTCCAGGGTTTCTTCCCGATTGATCTCCCGGCCGCGGGATCGGCCCTGTCGGCGTAGCGCATCCACGGACCTTGCCGAGACGATGGCCGAAACCCAGGGCATCAGCGGCAGCGCGGGATCGTAAGTGTGACGCAGGCGATGAAGCGTCATCAGCACCTCCTGAACCACGTCCTCCGCCAGCACGTCATCGAAGATGCGCCGCCGTACCCGAACCCGGACGACCGGCACCAGCGCGCGCAGGACCAGCCGGTAGGCGCGCTGGTCGCCATCCTGCGCCCGCTGCATCAGGGCGGGCCATGCCTCCTCTCGCGGCGCATCCTCGAGCGGCAGTTCGTCCGTCACGCGGGGGCCACGCAGCCTCCGGCATGGTCGGTCGGGGTTGCATTCATCGTCTCGTCAAACCTTCTTGCCAGACGCCTTTCGCAAGGCATCGGTGGCGGTCTTCGTGTCCAGAACTTGCGGCAGTATCACCGGATCGCCGCCCTTGGCCGGATAGACCAGGTAGAGCGGCAGCCCGGATCGGCCGAGTTGCATCATAGCCTGCTCGATCCGCGCATCATAGTTGGTCGAGTCCGCCATCATGTACGTCGTGCCGGTGTCGGCAATGGCGGACTTGAACGCGGCAGTGGAAAGCACGGCCTTCTCGTTGACCTTGCAGGTCAGGCACCACTCGGCCGAGAAATCGACGAAGACCGCGTGACCGGCGGCCTGCGCCTTCGCGACGGCTTCGGGTGACCAGGGCACGGGCTTGTCGCTCACCGGCGCGGCGGATGCCTGCGTCGGTGCAAGCGCGGCGGGGGCCTGCAAAGCGCCGCCCGGCATGGCGAAAAGCGCGGCGATCGCCACGGCACCCAAGGCCGCAACGCTGTGCAGCGCACGCGCGGGACGGCCGGACATCGTGCGCCTTTGCGCCATGCCATAGATCCAGCAAGAGAACGCCAGCAGCAAGGCGCAACCGAGCATCAGCGCCAGCCCCGCGCTGCCCGTCTGCTGCGCCAGCACCCACAGCAGCCATGCGGCGGCGGCGAGCATCGGAAAGGCCAGCGCGTGCTTCAGCGTCGTCATCCAGGCACCGGGTTTCGGCAGACGCCGCGCCAGCGCCGGGCTGAAGGACAGCGCCGTGAACGGTGCCGCCACGCCCGCGCCCAGCGCCGCAAAGATGGCGAGCGCGGCCAGCGGCGGCTGGACGAGCGCAAAGCCGATGGCGCTGGCCATGAACGGACCGGCGCAGGGCGTCGCCACGACCACCGCCAGAGCGCCGGTGAGCGCTGCGCCAAGCAGGCCATCCTTCCCGTCCATCGTCTGGCCCATGCGCTGCAGCCCCAGTCCGAACTCGAAGAGACCGGCAAGGTTGAGTGCAGAGCCAAGCAGCACCAGCACCAGCAGTGCGACGACGAGCGGGGACTGGAGCTGGAAGCCCCAGCCCACCGCCTGGCCGCCGGCGCGCAAGGCGATCAACGTGCCGGCCAGCGCCAGCATCGCCAGCAGGGTTCCGCCGAGGAACGCCAGCCCTTCTCGTCGCATTTGTCGTGGGTCGCCGCCTTGCCGCGCAAGCCCGAACGCCTTGAGCGAGATGATCGGGAAGACGCAAGGCATTAGGTTCAGGATCAGCCCGCCCAGGAAGGCGGACAACAGGGCAACAAGCATGACGGGGCCTCTTGGCGACAGGAAGGATCGATCGTGGAGGAAAAGGTCAGCCGTGCTTCGCTTTCCACGCACGCACCGCGGCCATCGTCTTCTCGATGTGGGCCTGCGGGTTCATGTCCGTGTAACTGAGCAGGATCGTGCCGTTAGGGGCGATCACGAACGAAGTGCGGTTGGAGATCGTCTGCTTGCCGCCCTGCATCGTTGCGTCGAACCTGGCGGCGACCTTGGCGTTCGGATCGGCGGCGACGGCGAACTGGTTGCGGCATTCGGACTTCGAGAATTCCGCGACACGCTCGACATTGCCTGCGGTCACGCCGATCACGCTGGCGCCCAGCTTCTTGAAATCGCCGGTGGCTTCGGCGAACAGGTGCGCCTCTACCGTGCAGCCGGAAGTGAAGGCGGCGGGGAAGAAGTAAAGCACGACCGGCCCCTTCTTCAGCGCCTTTGCCAGAGAGAGGTCGAAGGGCTTGCCGCCCAGCGCGGCGTGCAGCGTGAAGTCAGGGGCCTTGGCGCCTTGAGGCAGGGCGGCGAAGCTCTGGCTCGGCACGGCGGCCGCGAATAGTCCAACGGCCAGCGACAAGGCGAAATTCTTTCGGATTTTCATCGGCTCTGCTCCAACGGGTATCATGGCGAAGGCGCTCCGATCGGGGGCCTTCCCATGGCTGTTCGCTGGAGCGCGGCAAAAAGTTGCGGTCCGAAAATCACTCGCCGCATTTTTCTGCCGGAGGGCGGATCCGGGAGACTTCGCTTGCGGATGGACTACTCGTCCCGGAGCGAATGCGGCTGGGCGCAATTCGTCGCAATATTGATTCCGTCATGCATCCCGCAGCGGCATCGGCCGTTAGAGCGGCATGGCCACCACGACCGACCGCTCGCCCCTGGTGGCCTGCCCCGCACCGCAGGCCGTGCGTTTCGCCGTTGTCCGCTGCCTCACGGAAGCGCTGGCCGCGCCTTTGTCCGATGCGGATGCCACGATCCAGTCCATGGCGGACGCCTCTCCGGCGAAGTGGCATCTGGCGCATACGACGTGGTTCTTCGAGACTTTCGTGCTGCGCGATCATCTTGAGGGCTACCGTCTGTTCGACGAGACATGGCCGTT carries:
- a CDS encoding NrsF family protein, whose protein sequence is MVDHDTLIDTLCDEAVPVRRVAPAWRRALAWSPVALGIGYLATQMLHRAGTDWAGPLAGVAAANIVLSLVLGIAAFTAALSASVPGAPARTSGWIMACLGIWLTLAAYSIGISSQPVGHLGHGSYCFTFVLVAGVPMIAITVLALRRTRSLNPVRSLMLAGTGIAFLSFGLLAFCHPIAMSAMDFAGHLVAGVLLGALTIGLGRKAIAA
- a CDS encoding RNA polymerase sigma factor, whose amino-acid sequence is MQRAQDGDQRAYRLVLRALVPVVRVRVRRRIFDDVLAEDVVQEVLMTLHRLRHTYDPALPLMPWVSAIVSARSVDALRRQGRSRGREINREETLDGAIDPVAAAAFEAIGAERELAGMLNLLPERQRQMIEMVKLQEMSLDAAAQESRLSVSAVKSLLHRAIVRLREHGKQTHG
- a CDS encoding protein-disulfide reductase DsbD family protein, with protein sequence MLVALLSAFLGGLILNLMPCVFPIISLKAFGLARQGGDPRQMRREGLAFLGGTLLAMLALAGTLIALRAGGQAVGWGFQLQSPLVVALLVLVLLGSALNLAGLFEFGLGLQRMGQTMDGKDGLLGAALTGALAVVVATPCAGPFMASAIGFALVQPPLAALAIFAALGAGVAAPFTALSFSPALARRLPKPGAWMTTLKHALAFPMLAAAAWLLWVLAQQTGSAGLALMLGCALLLAFSCWIYGMAQRRTMSGRPARALHSVAALGAVAIAALFAMPGGALQAPAALAPTQASAAPVSDKPVPWSPEAVAKAQAAGHAVFVDFSAEWCLTCKVNEKAVLSTAAFKSAIADTGTTYMMADSTNYDARIEQAMMQLGRSGLPLYLVYPAKGGDPVILPQVLDTKTATDALRKASGKKV
- a CDS encoding peroxiredoxin — translated: MKIRKNFALSLAVGLFAAAVPSQSFAALPQGAKAPDFTLHAALGGKPFDLSLAKALKKGPVVLYFFPAAFTSGCTVEAHLFAEATGDFKKLGASVIGVTAGNVERVAEFSKSECRNQFAVAADPNAKVAARFDATMQGGKQTISNRTSFVIAPNGTILLSYTDMNPQAHIEKTMAAVRAWKAKHG